From the Nonlabens marinus S1-08 genome, one window contains:
- a CDS encoding glycosyltransferase, producing the protein MINEKFNIAIFSPNQNPYSETFIQAHKNYLEGNIFYYYGTGINTQLENSARVFDKKSNWFYKSYSIIANKPKHYHQAVILSRSLRQHKIDIALIQYGTHAAHLLPVFERCGIPFVVHFHGYDASIRTIVKGNNSYQSVFKNAASVLVVSKKMEEMVMDMGCSADKLVLNHYGAQPLFNQIQCKFSKPQFIAIGRFVDKKAPYYTILAFSKIVDLFPEARLIIAGNGVLYNTCRNLVKHLELEDKVKLAGVITPEKFQEYLQESMAFVQHSVTALNGDMEGTPLAVIEASTAGLPVISTYHAGIPDVILHGKTGLLCEEHDVNEMAANMVKVLADREYAMQLGKAGKKHMASNYSFERHINNLKQVLHKATNKTVS; encoded by the coding sequence ATGATAAATGAAAAATTTAATATAGCCATTTTTTCACCGAATCAAAACCCGTATTCAGAAACCTTCATCCAGGCGCACAAAAATTATCTAGAAGGCAATATCTTCTATTACTACGGTACAGGTATCAATACCCAATTAGAAAACAGCGCAAGAGTTTTTGATAAAAAATCTAACTGGTTTTATAAGTCTTACAGTATAATAGCAAACAAACCTAAGCACTATCATCAAGCGGTCATATTATCACGCTCTTTGCGTCAACATAAAATTGATATTGCTTTGATTCAGTATGGAACTCATGCCGCCCACCTGCTTCCAGTATTTGAACGCTGCGGTATACCATTTGTAGTCCATTTTCATGGTTATGATGCGAGCATAAGAACCATTGTAAAGGGAAATAATAGTTATCAATCTGTATTTAAAAATGCAGCTTCAGTTCTTGTTGTCTCAAAGAAGATGGAGGAAATGGTGATGGATATGGGGTGCTCTGCTGATAAGCTAGTCCTTAATCATTACGGTGCTCAGCCTCTTTTTAATCAGATACAGTGTAAGTTTTCAAAGCCACAATTTATAGCCATAGGTAGGTTTGTAGATAAAAAAGCGCCCTATTACACCATTTTGGCCTTTTCCAAAATAGTGGATCTGTTCCCAGAAGCACGATTAATAATAGCAGGCAATGGTGTCCTATATAATACCTGTAGGAATCTTGTCAAACATCTAGAGCTTGAAGATAAAGTAAAACTTGCAGGTGTGATCACACCAGAAAAATTTCAAGAATATCTACAAGAGTCCATGGCTTTTGTGCAACATAGTGTTACAGCACTCAATGGAGATATGGAGGGAACACCACTTGCCGTGATAGAGGCTAGTACGGCCGGACTACCAGTTATTTCTACCTACCATGCAGGAATTCCGGATGTTATTCTTCATGGAAAAACGGGACTCTTGTGTGAAGAGCACGATGTAAATGAAATGGCAGCAAATATGGTTAAAGTATTAGCAGATAGAGAATATGCTATGCAATTAGGCAAGGCTGGCAAAAAGCATATGGCCTCAAATTACTCATTTGAGCGGCATATTAACAACCTAAAACAAGTACTTCATAAAGCGACAAATAAAACAGTTTCATAA
- a CDS encoding glycosyltransferase, which produces MDEVLVTIIIPTYNRAHLIGKTLESVKDQAFQY; this is translated from the coding sequence ATGGATGAAGTGCTGGTAACCATAATTATACCGACTTATAACCGCGCTCACCTGATAGGGAAAACACTGGAGTCTGTCAAGGATCAGGCTTTCCAGTACTAG
- a CDS encoding LbetaH domain-containing protein has translation MIGNDFWIGANTVILSGVIIVDRVVVEAMSLVGHHVPPSAIVSGNSVKVIGYRFDKEIKNKIK, from the coding sequence GTGATAGGTAATGATTTTTGGATAGGAGCCAATACTGTGATTCTGTCTGGAGTAATAATTGTTGATAGGGTTGTTGTCGAGGCTATGTCTTTAGTTGGGCATCACGTGCCACCTTCTGCTATAGTCAGTGGAAACTCAGTAAAAGTCATTGGGTACAGATTTGATAAGGAGATAAAAAATAAGATAAAATGA
- a CDS encoding glycosyltransferase, with protein MIQQFLITRFDLNSKDWKLDKNYKQIDKTEWLVIRIQLFKKYCLPSVLNQKEKSFIWIIYFQVGYEYLTENLVQELSKYSFIKPIYKHDYEDFVATSPNDILKFISPETKNIITTRLDNDDMISPSFTSHVRRVTSRSIKKPFILDFPYGLCMQADPVVFTRYNHKLNQFISYIEPLDAVNKPKTVYAQQHNQWHNHAAVLEDPTPNLWVQVVHERNITNQLEGVLSYSTDIKGYPEQIVALPATYNLLIFAMKCKAAFPTIPGRYFLKRLKKSIGFG; from the coding sequence ATGATTCAGCAATTTTTAATTACCAGATTTGATCTTAACTCTAAAGATTGGAAGTTAGATAAAAATTACAAACAAATTGATAAAACAGAATGGCTAGTTATAAGAATACAACTTTTTAAAAAGTACTGTTTGCCTAGTGTACTCAATCAAAAAGAAAAGAGTTTCATTTGGATCATTTACTTTCAGGTTGGTTATGAATACCTGACTGAAAACCTTGTACAAGAATTGAGTAAATACAGTTTTATTAAACCTATATATAAGCACGATTATGAAGATTTTGTTGCAACTAGTCCTAATGACATTTTAAAATTTATATCTCCTGAAACTAAAAATATTATAACCACTCGACTGGATAATGATGATATGATTTCACCTTCGTTTACAAGTCATGTAAGAAGAGTAACATCCAGATCGATTAAGAAACCGTTTATTCTAGATTTTCCATACGGGCTTTGCATGCAGGCAGATCCGGTGGTTTTTACCCGTTACAATCATAAGCTTAACCAATTCATAAGTTATATTGAACCACTTGATGCTGTTAACAAACCGAAAACTGTTTATGCCCAACAGCATAATCAATGGCACAATCACGCTGCTGTTCTTGAAGACCCTACTCCTAATTTATGGGTGCAGGTAGTTCATGAAAGAAATATCACTAATCAATTAGAGGGAGTTCTTTCCTATTCAACGGACATAAAAGGATATCCAGAACAAATTGTAGCACTACCTGCAACCTATAATTTGCTCATTTTTGCTATGAAATGTAAGGCTGCATTTCCCACTATACCTGGTCGTTATTTTTTAAAACGTTTAAAAAAATCCATCGGTTTTGGTTAA
- a CDS encoding glycosyltransferase family 2 protein: MVKNLVSIIIPVFNRAGVIPDTINSLINQSYTQWECIVVDDGSIDSTVEVVSAFAKADKRIKLLERPSHVGKGANACRNLGFSIAKGSYVQWLDSDDALHEDKLRIQMEAAHLNDKFTLFTAAWGSFESTGELAGLEIITRLVYNSFPHVDDFLESISSSYGFLPPHVYLMHKDLVQEAGGWNDKLSINQDGEFMSRVFVKSSQVVYCDGSIAYYRNNTDDLQRTSVLNSHGKAVDLIKSWKMIEKVLNIRYKKQLNYVFTAKQLVYDRIKSDFPELIAENKEFFESTAFKQRHWLGNYFRRLKQFING, from the coding sequence TTGGTTAAAAACTTAGTTTCTATCATCATTCCGGTATTTAATAGAGCTGGTGTTATTCCTGACACGATCAACTCCTTGATCAATCAGTCATATACACAGTGGGAGTGTATTGTTGTTGATGATGGATCTATTGATAGTACTGTGGAAGTTGTTTCCGCTTTCGCGAAAGCGGACAAAAGAATAAAATTGTTAGAAAGGCCGAGCCATGTGGGTAAAGGAGCAAACGCTTGTAGAAATTTAGGATTTTCAATTGCTAAAGGCTCCTATGTACAATGGCTCGACAGCGATGACGCACTTCATGAAGATAAGCTTAGGATACAAATGGAGGCAGCTCATTTAAATGATAAATTTACTTTATTTACAGCGGCATGGGGTTCTTTTGAAAGTACCGGAGAGTTAGCGGGCCTCGAGATCATAACGCGATTAGTGTATAATTCATTCCCTCATGTGGATGATTTTTTAGAAAGTATATCTTCCTCCTATGGGTTTCTTCCACCACATGTTTATTTGATGCATAAAGACCTTGTTCAGGAAGCTGGCGGCTGGAACGATAAATTGTCGATCAATCAAGATGGTGAATTTATGAGTAGAGTGTTTGTGAAATCAAGCCAGGTGGTCTATTGCGACGGCTCTATCGCTTATTACCGAAATAACACTGATGATCTACAAAGAACAAGTGTACTTAACTCTCATGGTAAAGCGGTAGATCTAATAAAAAGTTGGAAGATGATTGAAAAGGTTTTGAATATCAGATATAAAAAACAACTTAATTACGTTTTTACTGCAAAACAATTAGTTTATGACAGGATTAAGTCTGACTTCCCTGAATTAATCGCGGAAAATAAAGAATTTTTTGAAAGTACTGCATTCAAACAAAGGCACTGGTTGGGAAATTATTTTAGGAGATTGAAACAATTTATCAATGGATAA
- a CDS encoding glycosyltransferase, with amino-acid sequence MDKQKTILFKLGQFPHLSETFIISQIKLAIDAGYNVKILVRQLMDVSILTDTVAVTNYDILSRIFIENYNIPNNKFKRVIIALWKAALAFIDLNLLIMHCRSFKSFSLAHIYQFSFYQQFTDIDIIHVQFGTNTRPVDILKQIGFLKGKLVISFHGHDAFFPINGVIPIDNYYDYAFANADFIIANTNYLKKALINIDCPEEKIKVINIPVDPIFFETPIQMRSNSRTLRIITIGRLHKIKGHALCIKAMKELKMKGVDVTLTIVGDGKEKESLLSSIQTEELINQVFLLGKKSQNQIIDLLDQHDVYITTSIPVEYGRRETQGIATIEAQARGLVVVAFDSGGIKYTLQDKVSGFLVKEGDVDQLVDKLIYLFQNKDQRLRMSSNAIKVAKDRFSQEVIQKQWINIYGGP; translated from the coding sequence ATGGATAAACAAAAAACAATCCTATTTAAATTAGGCCAGTTTCCACACCTTTCGGAAACCTTTATTATTTCTCAAATCAAACTTGCCATAGATGCTGGTTACAATGTTAAAATTTTAGTGAGACAGCTTATGGATGTATCTATATTAACTGATACCGTAGCGGTCACTAATTATGATATTCTTTCAAGAATCTTCATTGAAAACTATAATATTCCTAATAATAAGTTTAAAAGAGTAATTATAGCACTATGGAAAGCAGCGCTGGCTTTTATAGATTTGAATCTTCTCATAATGCATTGTAGATCTTTTAAATCATTTAGCCTTGCTCATATTTATCAATTTTCTTTCTATCAACAATTCACTGATATAGATATCATCCATGTGCAATTTGGAACTAACACAAGACCTGTAGATATTCTTAAGCAGATAGGTTTTTTAAAAGGTAAATTAGTTATCTCATTTCATGGGCATGATGCATTCTTTCCTATAAATGGTGTAATACCTATAGATAATTATTATGATTACGCTTTTGCTAATGCTGACTTTATCATCGCAAATACAAATTATCTGAAGAAGGCATTAATAAATATTGACTGCCCTGAAGAAAAAATCAAAGTGATCAATATACCTGTGGACCCTATTTTCTTTGAGACACCTATTCAAATGAGAAGCAATTCAAGAACTTTGCGAATTATCACAATTGGAAGACTTCACAAGATAAAAGGACATGCTCTATGTATAAAAGCTATGAAAGAGCTCAAAATGAAAGGTGTTGATGTGACTTTAACTATCGTAGGGGATGGTAAAGAAAAGGAGAGTCTACTGAGTTCAATCCAGACTGAAGAATTAATAAATCAAGTGTTTCTCCTAGGCAAAAAAAGTCAAAATCAAATTATTGATCTTTTAGATCAACATGATGTTTATATTACCACGTCAATTCCTGTTGAATATGGAAGGCGTGAAACACAAGGCATTGCAACTATTGAAGCACAAGCAAGAGGTCTTGTAGTTGTAGCTTTTGACTCTGGAGGTATCAAATATACTTTACAAGATAAAGTAAGTGGTTTTTTAGTAAAAGAAGGAGATGTGGATCAGTTAGTTGATAAGCTGATTTATTTATTTCAAAATAAAGACCAACGATTGAGGATGAGTAGCAATGCGATTAAGGTTGCTAAAGACAGATTTTCACAAGAAGTGATCCAGAAACAATGGATAAATATTTATGGAGGGCCTTAA
- a CDS encoding glycosyltransferase family 2 protein, producing MNANTGNLVSVVIPCYNNYDTIECAIESIKVQTFPNIEIIVVDDGSNQVTKNVLKKLSSHINILIVQENQGQSTARNRGIEKSQGEFIVTLDADDSFEPSFIEKAVRMALDDSTVQMVSCHAKVIYENASFIYKPKGGTLQNFLFENAALGNLLYRKSSWFEIGGYDESMRKGWEDWEFHIRLLKIGGSCKILPETLFTYNRLQTSTTNLANQNRLQLTKYIFSKHKELYKEYFEETVDYFLQKIDNLEGNKNKAFQSLDYKLGKVLMSPLRYIKRKIY from the coding sequence ATGAATGCAAACACTGGTAATTTAGTTTCTGTTGTAATTCCGTGTTATAATAATTATGACACCATTGAGTGCGCGATTGAATCAATTAAAGTTCAAACTTTTCCCAATATAGAAATTATCGTTGTTGATGATGGTTCTAATCAAGTGACAAAAAATGTACTTAAAAAATTGTCTTCTCATATAAATATTTTGATAGTACAAGAGAACCAAGGTCAGTCCACGGCACGCAATCGTGGTATTGAAAAATCCCAAGGAGAATTTATTGTTACACTAGATGCAGATGATTCCTTTGAACCTAGTTTTATTGAAAAAGCGGTTCGTATGGCACTTGATGACTCAACTGTTCAAATGGTTTCTTGCCACGCAAAGGTTATTTATGAAAACGCAAGTTTTATTTATAAACCTAAAGGAGGTACATTGCAAAATTTCCTATTTGAAAATGCCGCTTTGGGAAATCTTCTTTATCGTAAATCAAGCTGGTTTGAAATTGGTGGCTACGATGAGAGTATGAGAAAAGGCTGGGAAGATTGGGAATTTCATATAAGACTACTTAAGATAGGTGGTAGTTGCAAAATTTTACCCGAAACTCTATTTACCTATAACCGGTTGCAAACGAGCACGACAAATCTGGCTAATCAAAATAGATTACAGCTTACGAAGTACATTTTTTCTAAACATAAGGAGTTGTATAAAGAATATTTTGAGGAAACTGTAGATTATTTTCTTCAGAAAATAGATAATTTGGAGGGAAATAAGAATAAAGCTTTTCAATCGTTGGATTACAAATTAGGAAAGGTGCTGATGAGTCCTTTGCGATATATCAAAAGGAAAATCTATTGA